A part of Candidatus Stoquefichus sp. SB1 genomic DNA contains:
- a CDS encoding family 78 glycoside hydrolase catalytic domain, whose protein sequence is MKDNYQFLGHWIKGHDQDYGENDALYYQDHRNTIVFKQFSIEHLETTYLYIATLGYSIVYINGQRITEDELNLVWTQFQKCVYYDVYDVTSYLKVGQNEIQIELGNGMYNPAPLRLFGKYNLREKLKEIGEPRVLCDLIQNDRVILSSDASWFMKEGQFLFNNLYLGEKVDFRPYTSQIENVCIDETKRHMERNTIPPIKRMQTVTFQHYILSDKGLIVDFGEMISGFINLTFQAEAHQHVVLQYSENFQDGQMDYHTCLAGSVGERIQDMVIPGGAGAPTMGIQKDEIIACQGENVYTNTFTYHSFRYVLIQGLKKEDILSLSATYVHTDLQQIGKIKTDNPIFNELYEAAMRTKLNNVHSTFEDCARERLGYGGDMVALATSHLYIFDLEEFYKKIIKDFRFEQTENGGIPETAPYMGIQSNGTGEGEGPILWQLVYPYLTYKHYQYYGDRRVLEEEYPYLQKQMKYLLNYDLEKLVHCCLGDHGSLLIAGQFRKPTPDKLFLGYCTVLLFLKYNIIIGRILHQDISQYQKRYDEIESKIIHQFQNEDGTFGEGSQTGFAFAIALKLASPELLCQKFVQKIESDRGIFNSGIFGMALTYEVLNRYGYNEVIENWLLQESDVGFLAMLKTGNKALAELFVGEQLSLNHAMFASYQQWYYQGLAGIQIDEEAVGFHKIRLSPYFSKKVQHVECSIQTKQGMIQSSWQRKNHEIIWTINVPEHIQYEIILHQDYQKVGNDNQVMIYIQE, encoded by the coding sequence ATGAAAGATAATTATCAATTTCTTGGTCACTGGATAAAGGGGCATGATCAAGATTATGGAGAAAATGATGCATTATATTATCAAGATCATAGAAATACTATTGTTTTTAAACAATTTTCTATTGAGCATTTAGAAACAACTTATTTATATATTGCAACACTTGGATATTCAATTGTCTATATCAATGGACAAAGAATAACAGAAGATGAATTGAACCTTGTTTGGACACAGTTTCAAAAATGTGTTTATTATGATGTCTATGATGTCACTTCTTATTTAAAAGTTGGTCAAAATGAGATTCAAATAGAACTAGGGAATGGGATGTATAATCCAGCACCTTTAAGATTGTTTGGAAAATACAATTTAAGAGAAAAACTTAAAGAAATAGGGGAACCTAGAGTGCTATGTGATTTGATTCAAAATGATCGCGTGATTCTTTCTAGTGATGCTTCGTGGTTTATGAAAGAAGGACAATTTTTATTTAATAATTTATATCTAGGTGAAAAAGTTGATTTTCGTCCATATACTTCTCAAATTGAGAATGTTTGTATTGATGAAACAAAAAGACATATGGAGCGAAATACAATTCCGCCCATCAAAAGAATGCAAACTGTAACTTTCCAACATTACATTTTGAGTGATAAGGGCTTAATTGTTGATTTTGGTGAAATGATTTCTGGCTTTATCAATCTCACATTTCAAGCTGAAGCTCATCAACATGTTGTGTTGCAATACAGTGAGAATTTTCAAGATGGCCAGATGGATTATCATACATGTTTGGCTGGAAGTGTTGGTGAACGTATTCAAGATATGGTCATTCCTGGTGGAGCAGGAGCGCCAACTATGGGAATTCAAAAAGATGAAATCATTGCTTGTCAAGGCGAAAATGTGTATACCAATACATTCACATATCATTCTTTTCGATATGTCCTTATCCAAGGGTTGAAAAAAGAGGATATTCTCAGTTTGTCAGCAACTTATGTTCATACCGATTTACAGCAAATTGGAAAGATAAAGACAGACAATCCTATTTTCAATGAATTGTATGAAGCAGCCATGCGTACAAAATTAAATAATGTTCATAGTACCTTTGAAGATTGTGCCCGTGAAAGACTGGGATATGGTGGTGATATGGTCGCTTTAGCAACTTCTCATCTCTATATCTTTGATTTAGAAGAATTCTATAAAAAAATTATTAAAGATTTTCGCTTTGAACAAACAGAAAATGGCGGTATTCCAGAAACTGCACCTTATATGGGAATCCAATCAAATGGGACTGGTGAAGGAGAAGGACCTATTTTATGGCAATTGGTTTATCCTTATTTAACCTATAAACACTACCAGTACTATGGTGATCGAAGGGTCCTTGAAGAGGAATATCCTTATTTACAAAAACAAATGAAATATCTTTTGAACTATGATTTAGAGAAGTTAGTTCATTGTTGTTTGGGAGATCATGGAAGTCTGTTAATTGCTGGTCAATTTAGAAAACCAACACCAGATAAATTATTTTTAGGCTATTGTACAGTTTTACTTTTCTTGAAATATAACATCATCATTGGTCGTATTCTTCATCAAGATATATCTCAATATCAAAAAAGATATGATGAGATTGAATCTAAGATTATTCATCAGTTTCAAAATGAAGATGGTACATTTGGGGAAGGAAGCCAGACAGGATTTGCTTTTGCAATTGCGTTAAAACTCGCATCACCTGAACTTTTATGTCAGAAGTTTGTTCAAAAAATAGAGAGTGATCGAGGAATTTTTAATTCAGGGATTTTTGGAATGGCTTTGACATATGAAGTTTTGAATCGCTATGGTTATAATGAAGTTATCGAAAATTGGCTGTTACAAGAGAGTGATGTTGGTTTTTTAGCAATGTTAAAAACAGGAAATAAAGCTTTGGCAGAATTATTTGTTGGAGAACAGCTGTCATTAAATCATGCGATGTTTGCAAGTTATCAACAGTGGTATTACCAAGGGTTGGCAGGAATTCAAATTGATGAAGAAGCAGTCGGTTTTCATAAAATCAGACTTTCACCTTATTTTTCAAAAAAGGTTCAGCATGTTGAATGTTCGATTCAAACCAAACAGGGAATGATCCAGTCATCATGGCAAAGAAAAAATCATGAAATCATTTGGACAATAAATGTGCCTGAGCATATCCAATATGAAATTATACTTCATCAGGATTATCAAAAAGTTGGTAATGATAATCAAGTGATGATTTATATACAGGAATAA
- a CDS encoding AraC family transcriptional regulator, protein MIPIHILEQLVCFTQEEMDSLQGIDNIDKSIFSDETSHVIDYHQLLKKDQMFSVRKHARFCQYPTHRHNYIELMYVYSGQMTHHINQQDITIRTGELLLLNQNIEHAIDYCDENDIIFNFIIRPEFLSFLSTMIENENVVSRFIFDALYSYDNDGEYLVFKVQDHQKVKDAIESIIMNLYEPQLYNDIELKLLVGLLLTELMNHPEKIESYTGDSYEKILSSTILKYIVTNYQTGSLYDLSQKIHQPNYKICKVIKNQTGQTFTKLLQQEKLKVAEKLLKTTQLSMEEVIQEVGYENISYFYRLFKKKYKMTPLMYREKSREI, encoded by the coding sequence ATGATACCTATTCATATCCTTGAACAATTGGTATGTTTTACCCAGGAAGAAATGGATTCTTTGCAGGGTATAGATAATATTGATAAAAGTATCTTTTCTGATGAGACTTCTCATGTTATTGATTATCATCAGCTTTTAAAAAAAGATCAAATGTTTTCTGTGAGGAAGCATGCTAGATTTTGTCAATATCCAACTCATCGTCATAATTATATTGAATTGATGTATGTTTATAGTGGCCAGATGACACACCATATCAATCAACAAGACATAACAATAAGAACTGGGGAACTTCTTTTATTAAATCAAAATATTGAACATGCAATAGATTATTGTGATGAAAATGATATCATTTTTAACTTTATTATCAGACCAGAATTTTTATCCTTTTTATCAACAATGATTGAAAATGAAAATGTTGTTTCAAGGTTTATTTTTGATGCTTTATATTCGTATGATAATGACGGAGAATACCTTGTTTTTAAGGTTCAAGATCATCAAAAAGTTAAAGATGCTATTGAATCAATTATTATGAATCTTTATGAACCTCAACTTTATAATGACATTGAACTTAAACTTTTGGTTGGACTCCTTTTAACTGAATTGATGAATCATCCTGAGAAGATAGAAAGTTATACTGGTGATAGTTATGAAAAAATATTAAGCAGCACAATCTTGAAATATATAGTGACAAATTATCAAACAGGAAGTCTTTATGATTTATCGCAAAAGATTCATCAACCTAATTATAAAATCTGTAAAGTCATAAAAAATCAAACAGGTCAAACATTTACCAAACTTTTACAGCAAGAGAAATTAAAAGTAGCAGAAAAGTTATTAAAGACTACGCAATTATCTATGGAAGAAGTAATTCAAGAAGTTGGGTATGAAAATATATCTTATTTTTATAGATTGTTTAAAAAGAAATATAAAATGACTCCTTTAATGTATAGAGAAAAATCTAGAGAAATTTAG
- a CDS encoding Rpn family recombination-promoting nuclease/putative transposase, giving the protein MHRTKKKKKMKRQDALLKVYFHDPYRFADFINVILFNGQEILEPTMLEDYDSDTSTYVETHQIGVIGINRNRDIIKKVNIDGKMGLIAIENQSHVDRRMLYRIREYDSYTCLNQYYYQQSQSKSRKKLLHIMTLVLYFGSKPWKGARTFNELALQPPSSLESFMNYPMVPIVCVTDLDYHMFHHYDNLNLIRGLQIIYRFNGNIEMLKGMIVSKIVASLLALFSDDEELFEMIQIQSQEEINMCESIRKFKEDNIRQGKIEGRMEGRIEGHIEGRIEGQVELLIEILQYKLKYLSQETIFKLQNSSEQQLKELSKHIFEIQDEKEVTQILVS; this is encoded by the coding sequence ATGCATAGAACGAAAAAAAAGAAGAAAATGAAACGTCAGGATGCTTTATTAAAAGTTTACTTTCATGATCCTTATAGATTTGCAGATTTTATTAATGTTATTCTTTTTAATGGGCAAGAAATATTGGAACCTACGATGCTTGAGGATTATGACAGTGATACATCAACATATGTTGAAACCCATCAGATAGGTGTCATAGGTATTAATCGAAATCGTGATATTATTAAAAAAGTCAATATTGATGGAAAAATGGGTTTAATCGCTATTGAAAATCAGAGTCATGTAGATCGAAGAATGTTATATCGTATTAGAGAGTATGACAGTTATACTTGTTTAAATCAATATTATTATCAACAGTCTCAATCTAAGTCAAGAAAAAAATTATTACATATTATGACTTTAGTGCTTTATTTTGGATCAAAGCCATGGAAAGGAGCCAGGACATTTAATGAGTTAGCCTTACAGCCACCATCATCACTGGAGTCATTTATGAATTATCCTATGGTTCCTATTGTTTGTGTAACAGATTTAGATTATCACATGTTTCATCATTATGATAATCTCAATTTGATACGAGGATTACAGATTATTTATCGGTTTAACGGAAATATAGAAATGTTAAAGGGAATGATTGTCAGTAAAATTGTTGCCAGTTTATTAGCATTATTTTCGGATGATGAGGAATTATTTGAAATGATACAAATTCAATCACAGGAGGAAATCAATATGTGTGAGTCAATCAGAAAGTTTAAGGAAGACAACATTCGTCAAGGAAAAATAGAGGGACGTATGGAAGGACGCATCGAAGGCCATATAGAAGGACGCATCGAAGGTCAAGTAGAGTTGCTCATTGAAATACTTCAATATAAATTGAAGTATTTATCACAAGAAACAATATTCAAATTGCAAAACAGTAGTGAACAACAGCTAAAAGAGTTATCAAAACATATTTTTGAGATTCAAGATGAGAAAGAAGTTACACAAATACTTGTAAGTTAA
- a CDS encoding MATE family efflux transporter yields the protein MNFTSGKIRSLYFKYLTAAFGSALMTSVYSIVDMAMVGQYQGPEGTAALAVVAPIWNIIYSLGLLMGIGGSVILSTLKGKADKKLENENEYFTVAVMGSLFLAAIMWIVIVFFDRELLMFFGAQGQLLSLAETYLIPIKFVIPSFLFVQMLAAFLRNDKNPTLATIGVLSGGIFNMIGDYIFIFVFDMGIYGGGLATAMGSVISCLVMLTHFLSTRNSLSLMKPTKIFYQFNRVVITGFSTFFIDIAMGILTILFNRQIMKYLGTNALSVYGIIVNVSTFVQCCAYSVGQASQPIISVNYGAKLGHRIKETLKYALYSVMFFSLFWTLLSLLVPNIYIYIFMHPTKEILKIAPTIIRCYALSFLLLPFNIFSTYYFQALLKPKSSFIVSVSRGMIISGILIYMLPLIQANYLWLTMPITEFIVAIYAIMLMIRYTRQLPNGHETIDV from the coding sequence ATGAATTTTACAAGTGGCAAGATTCGTTCACTTTATTTTAAGTATTTGACTGCAGCCTTTGGAAGTGCTTTAATGACTTCTGTTTATTCTATTGTAGATATGGCTATGGTGGGACAATATCAAGGACCAGAGGGAACTGCTGCTTTAGCTGTTGTTGCACCAATATGGAATATTATATATAGCTTAGGGCTTCTTATGGGGATTGGCGGTTCTGTTATTTTAAGTACACTTAAAGGAAAAGCAGATAAAAAATTAGAGAATGAAAATGAATATTTTACTGTTGCAGTTATGGGTTCTCTTTTTCTGGCTGCTATCATGTGGATTGTAATTGTCTTTTTTGATAGAGAGTTATTGATGTTTTTTGGAGCCCAAGGTCAACTTTTATCGCTAGCAGAAACTTATCTTATTCCGATTAAGTTTGTCATTCCAAGTTTTTTATTTGTTCAGATGTTAGCTGCCTTTTTACGAAATGATAAAAATCCAACATTAGCAACAATTGGTGTTCTATCTGGTGGAATATTTAATATGATTGGTGATTACATTTTTATATTTGTGTTTGATATGGGTATTTATGGTGGTGGTTTAGCCACTGCAATGGGTTCAGTGATTTCTTGTCTTGTCATGTTAACACATTTTTTATCAACTCGAAATTCATTGTCTTTGATGAAACCAACCAAGATATTTTATCAGTTCAATAGAGTTGTAATTACAGGCTTTTCAACATTCTTTATTGATATTGCAATGGGAATTTTAACGATTTTATTTAATCGTCAGATAATGAAATATTTAGGAACAAATGCACTATCAGTCTATGGAATTATTGTCAATGTGAGTACTTTTGTGCAGTGTTGTGCTTATAGTGTTGGACAAGCATCACAACCGATTATATCTGTTAACTATGGAGCCAAATTAGGTCATCGTATTAAAGAAACATTAAAATATGCACTTTATTCAGTTATGTTTTTTAGTCTCTTTTGGACATTATTATCATTGTTAGTACCGAATATATATATTTATATTTTTATGCATCCAACAAAAGAAATTTTAAAGATAGCACCAACTATTATTAGATGCTATGCCTTATCTTTTCTCTTGTTGCCATTCAATATCTTTTCTACTTATTATTTTCAAGCTTTATTAAAACCAAAATCTTCATTCATTGTTTCTGTATCAAGAGGGATGATTATCAGTGGCATACTGATTTATATGTTACCACTTATTCAAGCAAATTATCTCTGGTTAACAATGCCAATAACAGAATTCATTGTTGCTATTTATGCGATTATGCTAATGATTCGTTATACTCGTCAATTACCAAATGGTCATGAAACAATAGATGTATAG
- a CDS encoding rhamnulokinase has translation MKYYLAIDIGASSGRHILCSIQNNQICLEEIYRFQNYVELKNNHYYWNIDYLLKEVVAGIKECVKQDKIPVTLGIDTWAVDYVLLDNNGQRIDEVYAYRDQRVDDFIQPDQFQKLYMKTGIQYQKFNTIYQLASDDTVRKTRAVDFLMVPDYLNYLLTGKKVNEYTNMSTTQLLDIQTDTLSKELLDFCQTDEKIFQTMVMPGTSLGSLSLDMQKIIGTDIEVIVPATHDTGSAYMAAIEENSVILSSGTWSLLGIETTKPIVTLESMKANFTNEGGYHHRYRFLKNIMGLWIIQEVSRNFGRKYSFAELVELARQEQFEGIFDVNDERFLKPASMILEIKQYFEERNETPPQTAGEIAYCVYHSLAHCYKKAIEELESITHQTYSTINIIGGGCQNQLLNEMIAKVTRKKVIVGPIEATALGNILAQLIQQKVVKDLRAGRELIKESFEMKEYKGELYESKISRSKNNL, from the coding sequence ATGAAATATTATTTAGCAATTGATATTGGTGCATCTAGTGGTAGACATATTTTATGTTCAATCCAAAATAATCAAATATGTTTAGAAGAAATCTATCGATTTCAAAATTATGTTGAACTGAAAAATAATCATTACTATTGGAATATAGATTATTTATTGAAAGAAGTTGTAGCAGGTATTAAAGAATGTGTGAAACAAGATAAGATACCTGTGACATTAGGAATTGATACATGGGCAGTAGATTATGTATTACTAGATAACAATGGACAACGTATTGATGAAGTTTATGCTTATAGAGATCAACGAGTTGATGATTTCATTCAACCGGATCAATTTCAGAAGTTGTATATGAAAACAGGGATTCAGTATCAAAAATTCAATACGATTTATCAATTGGCAAGTGATGATACGGTGAGAAAGACAAGAGCAGTTGATTTTTTAATGGTACCTGATTATTTGAATTATTTGTTGACAGGCAAAAAGGTGAATGAGTATACCAATATGTCAACAACTCAGCTTTTGGATATTCAAACCGATACACTATCAAAGGAACTATTGGACTTTTGTCAAACTGATGAGAAGATTTTTCAAACAATGGTTATGCCTGGAACTTCACTTGGTTCACTTTCCCTTGATATGCAAAAAATCATTGGAACTGATATAGAAGTGATTGTTCCTGCAACCCATGATACTGGCAGTGCTTATATGGCTGCAATTGAAGAAAATAGCGTTATTTTAAGTTCGGGAACATGGTCATTACTAGGAATAGAAACAACAAAACCAATTGTGACATTAGAATCAATGAAAGCAAACTTTACAAATGAAGGAGGCTATCACCATCGCTATCGCTTTTTGAAAAATATTATGGGTTTATGGATTATTCAGGAAGTTTCAAGAAATTTTGGGCGTAAGTATAGTTTTGCAGAGTTAGTAGAGCTAGCAAGACAAGAACAATTTGAGGGGATTTTTGATGTCAATGATGAAAGATTTTTAAAACCAGCGAGTATGATTTTAGAAATTAAGCAATATTTTGAGGAAAGAAATGAAACACCACCACAAACAGCAGGAGAAATCGCATATTGTGTTTATCATTCATTGGCTCATTGTTATAAAAAAGCAATTGAGGAATTAGAAAGTATAACTCATCAAACTTATTCAACTATTAATATTATTGGTGGAGGGTGTCAAAATCAATTATTGAATGAAATGATTGCGAAAGTGACGAGAAAGAAGGTCATTGTTGGACCTATTGAAGCAACGGCATTGGGAAATATTTTGGCTCAGTTGATTCAACAAAAAGTTGTTAAAGATTTAAGAGCAGGTCGAGAGCTGATTAAAGAATCATTTGAAATGAAAGAATATAAAGGAGAATTATATGAATCAAAGATATCAAGAAGCAAAAACAATTTATAA